GTTGTCGTCAAGAGCAATAATATCCTCTATGCCCTGCTCAAGCAAATTAGTTAATTTGGGAACGCAAGAGGTATTTACAAGCAGAAAAGCCGGGGTTCGCTCAAAGTTGATTCCTTCATTAGCAAGTTCATCGATGAATGATTTGACATCTTCCGGTTCGCTCTCGATTACTACAATAATAAGGTCTGGCTCGCTGCGTTTATATAATTCAATAAATGAACTTATCTTGCTTTGAGAAACTGTTCGAAATCCTTCGTTGTTGAGCCGCAATTCAAGCGGTTGAAGATGTGTTTGGTCCTCAACGCAAAGCATCACCTGCATAGTCTTGCGCGCAGTTTGAAGATTGAGCATATCCTCCTGAACCATTTCAACAAAAGCTTCAACTACTTCAGCTAAAAACAGTTTGCCCGACATATCGCGAAATTTCTTTTTAACAGCATCAAATTTGTCAAGAGTAAGCTGGTCATTCTGCGGAATAGCTTCACAAAATAAATCGACTACTGTTACAATATTGCCGCCCAGTATTTCAATGGGCAATGATTCATTATATTTATCTGTCAGGCTTTGATACATCGACCGCAGTATTTCAACAACCGATGACTGATAGTTCAGTGAGGACAACAATTTAATTGTAAGTTCGACTATTTGACGACTATCCTCGGCTGTTTCACTGCCATAATAAAACCTGGCAATGTCATGAATATAAGCGGCATCGACAATTGCCAATCTATCCCGCGCCGGAAGGCTTAATTTACGGCAAAGCTTATCGGTAAACTGGCCAACGCGGCCGCTGTGATTAAAGGGCAATTTAGCATGAGCTGATAAAAGCGATGTGAAAAGATTGAGATTGTTTATAAGCAGTTCGCTGTTTCTTGTGAGTGTGTCTTTATCAAAAAGTAAGGAAGATATGGTTCTGAAATTTTTTATCAGCGTTCCGGGCGATATTTTACGTATCCTATCAATTAAATCGTTAGCATCATTTAAAATATTGTCTTTAATAAAGACAATATGATATATATGAGTTTTAAATAATTCTATTGCGCCATCCGCCGAATCTAATACATCAACGACATAATTATCCCGTTCCAAAAGCGATTGCAGTAGCGGCGTAGAATATACTTCATCGGATATTATAAGAACCGACAGGCGGGAGTCTGCCGCCTGTTCCGTAGAGGTTTCTTCAGTTGCCAACAGTATCTCGCCAGTCTCCGTTAAATCATCCGGTATCTCTAAAAGCAGGTTGTCCTCAAGCGTGGCTTTACGTCCAAGGTAATATCTGTTAATTGCCGTATTTAAGGCAATCTCGGCGGCTGCATATAATTTTATTTCTTTGCCGCTGGAAAAATTTAACTCACGAGCAAGGTTTGGATCGTTTGGATTTTCGCAGGCTACTTTCAGAAGATTAAGCTTCGAATCAAAGTCGAAAGGCATCACCTTGCGCGACTGGGCAACTTTAATTGAAATCATTTTAACAATATTTTCAGGGATTTTAATATTGGACAGGATAACGCCCTCACAACCAAATTGGTAAGCTAAGGCTTTAACTAATCCAGCCTCATCGATATATCTGAGATACATTAACTGCGAACCAAATTTGCCGCCGCTTAGTTTCTGGCGAAGTAATGCCTCCTTCACTTGAGGCTCGGCTACCAATCCCTGACTTATTAAAATCTCATCAAGACGCTGTTTTTTATTTTGCTGTTGAGCCATTTATTTACTTGCCATCATTGGTTTTTCTTTAGTCAGTTTTGTATAAAATTTCGATGGGTCGACTGCGCATCTAATCGCCTCTTTGACATCAATAATGTCTTTATCGACCAGTTCTTGTAAATGATTATCAAGCAGCTGCATACCCTGCTTGCGTCCGGTTTGGATAGCTGTCGCAATCTGATGAGTTTTATGTTCACGAATCATGCCGGCTATCGATGTTGTTTTTATCATCAATTCATAG
Above is a genomic segment from Candidatus Zixiibacteriota bacterium containing:
- a CDS encoding DUF4388 domain-containing protein, with the translated sequence MAQQQNKKQRLDEILISQGLVAEPQVKEALLRQKLSGGKFGSQLMYLRYIDEAGLVKALAYQFGCEGVILSNIKIPENIVKMISIKVAQSRKVMPFDFDSKLNLLKVACENPNDPNLARELNFSSGKEIKLYAAAEIALNTAINRYYLGRKATLEDNLLLEIPDDLTETGEILLATEETSTEQAADSRLSVLIISDEVYSTPLLQSLLERDNYVVDVLDSADGAIELFKTHIYHIVFIKDNILNDANDLIDRIRKISPGTLIKNFRTISSLLFDKDTLTRNSELLINNLNLFTSLLSAHAKLPFNHSGRVGQFTDKLCRKLSLPARDRLAIVDAAYIHDIARFYYGSETAEDSRQIVELTIKLLSSLNYQSSVVEILRSMYQSLTDKYNESLPIEILGGNIVTVVDLFCEAIPQNDQLTLDKFDAVKKKFRDMSGKLFLAEVVEAFVEMVQEDMLNLQTARKTMQVMLCVEDQTHLQPLELRLNNEGFRTVSQSKISSFIELYKRSEPDLIIVVIESEPEDVKSFIDELANEGINFERTPAFLLVNTSCVPKLTNLLEQGIEDIIALDDNLDILVSKVKKIQARITARAKGAGENDDASGARGRLADMSLIDLIQALGPALKTVRIIVKSNKPDTKPLVMYLAKGNISFAELDNLTGAEAIYKALTWADGTWLIEPLTIEELPQPNNQLSNDSILMEGCYQMDEKLKSGQLL